A region of the Scatophagus argus isolate fScaArg1 chromosome 19, fScaArg1.pri, whole genome shotgun sequence genome:
tttgtttacttaggacttaaaaaaatctgtgttttattttatctcaaaTTAAAAGGTGGTAATACTGTATACCTCTGCTAAATAACAGATCATCATCACTAATACACTGTAAGAACTGTGTTATTAACCTATGATGTGTAATTTGTTCTTGAAGGACTTGGGGGACCTGCCTCCTCCGTCTGCTCTCAGCCTGCAGACTGTTAGGGTGAAAGTGGAGAAGAGAGCCAGCATGGAGGGCACAGCCTGCACAGTGTCTAATGTTGTAGCAGGGGGTGCATGCAAACCTGCAGGAATCTCCAGCAGCTCTGCTTGTGTCAGTCCCAAATCGAGCCCCATCGGAGAGAACCGCAGGGACAGCCGCAGGGACAGCAGAGATTCCACGGTACAGTTGTCGTCAGTATGGTGGGAATCTGTAATGCCCCTAACTGCTCGAGCCGAGCTAGCTCCGTGGCTAgctgagctaactagctaaaGGAAGGTGGCTACATTTAGCATCAGCTAACAGTTAGTTTGCCTAAATCACATTGGTGCTTATTTCTTGTCATCTGAATGACAAGTCGAGATTATACCTCTGAAGTTGGGGTCAATAAAACTGTACATGACACAGTTCTAGTGATCTGATGACACATAATGTCAGCGCCAACCACACATGGCAGTTTAATGGAATGTTAACACGTAAAGCTCAGTAGTTTCTTTAAGCTTGATAGTAAGGCCTGAGATGACATGTTTATTACAAATTATGTTGTTTAATGTCAATGTGGCATCAAGAGTAACTTAATGGACACTTAATGACAGCAGTCATAAACATTCATCAGACTCCTTCATGTGCATGACGGGTGTCATGACAGTGACCCCTACCCCTTCAGGTAACGTGTGAGCTAACTTTCCTCTTTTGAGCTTTGCTCCTGCGTTGGCCTGACAGCCGTTGTAAATCATGTTGAAGGTTTATTTTCTTGGACTTTGTCTCCAGTGTAGGCTCAGCTACCAGCTGCAGCCTTTGAAGCTCGCTGGCTTTTGACCTTTTGCCTCCCCATCTCTCTGTTACTGATCCTGCTACCTgttattctttatttctttattctttcatgCTACTGCACCATTCATTCCTCCATCCTGTCTCGTCACCCTCATCTTCCTCACCTCtatctctttttgtttatttctgctttgcTCTCTGTTCCCTGCCCTCAGATGTCTGGTGGACCTGTTGACATGGACCCTCTCACCCAGCTGCTGCCTGGCCTGAGAGGCCCAAGTGGGGCCAAACAGGGCAGTGAGGATTCAACAACACCTGGAGGAGGCCCCCAACTCCAGTCTCCAGCCTCCCAGCCCCCAGCTCAGCTCCAGTCCCCCCTGTCCCAGCCCCAGTCCCTTCCGCAATTGCAGTCGCCGTCACCCCAGCTCCACTCCCCTTCCCCCCAGCTCAAACTGCAGTCACCCACTCAGCTGCAGCCCGGCGAGGCCAGCACTCCCTGCAGCATAAATGTGAAGAGAGAGCCTCCCGGCACTCCTAACAGAGGTACGGCTTCAGCTCTGATATTTTAACAATATTTAAGTTAATCTGCAGAGTTTTGAATTTTTTCCATTATCATGTAAAGCAGTTACAAGATAATTTTTTCCTCAGatttcttaatgttttgtttgtttgttttttctaactgattttatcattattgttgttagtagtagtagtagtagtctTAGTAGCATCAGTTGTTATAGTAGTAAGGTAGTTTGATAGCATGATCCAGACAAGTCTTGATATTTCCTCATTTATTTACCTGCATGTTATTAGCCTCTGTGCCCCCTAGTGGTTTTTAGGATGTATTGCAATGTAAATATGCCACTCATGCAGCCAGTGTTGTTTACActgcagaaaaatgcagaatgtatttgtattttgtacataACAGTCTTAAAGTGTGAGTATGTGTATCAGGTTACTaaactaaagattttttttcaccagtttttcatttgtttgtttatttttccccGCTTGCTGTGcttgtttgatgtgtgtttgttgtcccAGGGCTCAGTGACGTCGGTCCGCCCTCTGGCTGCAGCCTCCAGAGTCAGTCCTCCTTTGATTTCTGCAGCCCCTCCACTCCAAGCCAGACGCAGGCGCAGGGACAGGGAGACCCCTTCCAGAACCCCAAAGACAGCAGTCCCTTTCCAGAGGCAGAAGTTATCAACCCCTTCAGTTCAAGCACTGGTACACAAGACAATAGTCATAAGTGTTGCACTTTGTCACAGAAAGTGTTCCAGAAACGTCCTTGAAAATGATCTCCCCACCGCGTGGTTTGTAACTGAACACCGAGCCGCGACCGGGCATTGTTGAGCTGACCTTTGTAGGCTGACAGTTTCAGTACCCTTACTTAAATGACCACGCTGATCATCACCACTGGGTGTGGTCAGAGTGTCCTCTGTTACATATGTGACCCCACCAGTGACGTAGCTTTGCACAGTGCTGTAGAAGAGAGCAGCTCTTTGCTCCATCCTAGCAGCGAGGTGAACATGTGACATCAAAAGTTACTGTTCAGAATAATGCAAGGTGCTTCACACTGTATGTGAATTTTATAGAATTCAAACATAATTATTGAATCAGATTATTTTGAGTCAAAATTCAGTGCTAACATATTTTTATAGGGTGACTTTACTACTTTTAAAACTGCCAAAATCTGTTTCAGGCCTAACCAAGATGGATGTGGGAGACTCCCAGTTCCAGCCTCTGGCGCTGTCTGACACCTTGTCCTTCGATGGTCTCGGGGCGCCTTTGCAGGCCCCCTTGGCATCACCACAAGAGTACGTACTACTCTAGTCTCAATCTGTCTGTCGTCGCTCGACCATAATATTGTGTTCTGAGGTTGTGGGAGAAACAAAGTCGTTGACACTGACGTGACCGCATGAACTCGTGTCTCTGTGCGAGCAGGCAGTGTGTGCCCTACACGCTGGACGAAGTGCTCGGCCCGCCCACCACGCCTGAAGGCCGAAACGACGAGAAAGCTCTGCTAGAGCAGCTCGTCTCCTTCCTCAGTGGGACTGATGAGAGTGAACTGGCTGAGCTGGACAAGGCCCTGGGTATTGACAAACTGGTGCAGGTAAGTACCTGAGAGAGCTGGGTGGTGGATGTGCGCTGGTATGCGAAGGGTGTGGTAGATGCATTTGGGAAAGGCTCTACATGTTTAATTTTAAGATTGATAAGTCGTTAATTATACAACGTTAGTTAGTTAATTGAACTGTTGGTAGACTGTGCCTGCCGGTGCTCTGACTTATTGGTGCCACCTTTTTGCAAGGTAAACCCCACCTTAGTCATTCTGCTGTCCTCCCTGCATGCTTCCAGTGTTAATTTAGCAGGATACAGCCGGTTCAAGGGTTGCTGTGCTTCATTGTGTTCATTGTGATAAACAGGGTGATGCCACGGAGGCAGGAAGGCACTCAGACATGCACGAAAACCTCATCATTAATGTCTGCGTGTCCTGTTTTTTGTCTGCCTCTTCCCAGGGTGGCTGTTTTGACCCATTGGCCCAAAGCTTCCCGAACCAGCAACCCACTGCCAGCCCCGCTTCCATGGACCCTAAACTCCCCACCTACCCCTCCCAGTTTACACCAGCTTCACAAGCTCAGTTTCCTCCCGAGCTGGCCACGGTGGGGCCACAGGGTCTGGGGTTTGGAGCACCCCGAGGGGCTTTCCCCGGTGGGACGACGGGCGTGGGGCTGAGGCCGGGCATGACGCGACCACAGGGGATGGGCACTCAGCTCAGGCTCTCGCCCAACCAACTgcgcctgcagctgcagcagaggctgCAGGGCCCGCAGCAGGTGAGGACACGAATGTGATGCTTTTACAACACGTTTTGAAGAGTTCTGCTGTGGCCCAGCTTGTTTATTGTGTACGGTCACAGCTGCGCCGTGAGAAATATGTTCAGAAGCCTTCGGAGGTGTGATGTATTCACACGATTCAAAGGCTGCTAAGGCAACAGAAATGCACAATCCATAAACAAGTGCGAGAAAGGAGCACCTTTGAGTTGTTTTCACGCATTCTGGGCTTTCATAGCTCCACACACTTTAAATCACTGCTCCTGACTGTGAAATGCAGAGACGTGTAACGAACAGCGCATAGTATTGACTTGTAGCTTTCAGATTCTGAATCCTGCTGTATCATAATGAATGTTctgatttcatttcacaaaTATTGATTGGACTCCTCTTAACTGAACTCTCCActtccatctcctccctcaTCACTAATTTTCAACTCCTCTCCCTCActcatttaatcttttttatatatatatcttattAAATCCTGCCTTCCCTCCATCTGTTATCCCCTCATCCTTCTGCACCTGTCTgatctctgtttattttctctttctccatccctcTGGCTCAGCTCCAGAACAGGGTGGTGGGCATGAACGCCTTTCCAGGAGGCGCCCAGCATGTGAACATGGGGATTCGTCAGGGGGTTCAACAACCTCAGATGCCCTCTCAAGTGAGTCACAGTGGAAGCATATGATGCTCAGCTTACCCTGACCAGACGCTGCTGTCAGTGTGCAAAGCCTGACAGATTACCAGAATAATTTGTTTACATGGATTCACATGGATTTGAGTGCATATTTCAGCTGCTGAAATATGCACTCAAATCTGTTGTAATCAATATTTGTTTGTGCCCACAATAGATCAAATAACTGTGAGCGTATAGAATCTTTTTGGTTTTACGGCCTACGATCTTTAAGTTTGGATTCGCTCTCACCGTTGATGAGCAGCTCAAACTTAGCATTTACTGTAGCTTATGGGCATACGCAGTAGCCGGATATTTTCATCATTAGAGAACAAAACCGAGTTAAAGGGTCAATATttgattataaaaaaaatcactgtatagacagaaacacaacaccaaTTTGGAATAACGTTTGAATTCTTAAGTTGCTCCAGATCTGCTGGATGTGCAGCAACTGATAAGTCCAACAGCTAACAATTCACTTAAGatatgaaaacatgtcagtgctgtgtttgcagTTAGAAGTGATCCAGACTCAGTCAGTGCAGGTGCGGTTAGGAGAAGAAAGTCACTGAACGTACCTGAGGGCAGTAAGATTGGAGGTAAAAAGGATGTTCTGTTGTGGcgtgttgatgtttttgtgctATCAATGTATAATGTTAGATAAAGATGATTTTTTTGCACCAGGAGCTCAGCTCAGTTCAAAACAACGatgatcccacagtggggaaattcacttgtcatggcagctcacaagaacagaaaagagtgcagcAAACAGTTTTCAAAGTAAACACTGTACAACACAGCTTATATACAAGATACAAGTTAGATTATCTGCTTGTGCTGTGTTACTTTCTTGTTCTCTTCACTGCTAAATTGTTCTTACGCTGATCTCCAGACTGAACTCTCAGCAGTTTAAACCTGCAGAAACCCTGTATGAGTGAGCTCGTGAATTACTGGGTGGCTTGTGTATTCACTCTGAAAGTAGAGAATAAGCCCTCAGCAACAAACTCTTTTACATCGGATCTCCCAGCAGCCTCCGCTGAATGCCCAGATGCTGGCCCAGCGTCAGAGGGAGCTCTACAGCATCCAGCACCGTCAGCGCCAACTTTTCCAGCAGAAGGTCATGCTGATGAGGCAGAACATGGCAGGCGCTGCGACTGGGTCCGTGGGGTCCGTCGGAACAGCCAGGGTCCCTAAAGCTCCCCCAACAACgcctcaacagcagcagccgtcgcagcagcagcagttcaacTTCCCACCAGGGTACAACCCACTGACGGGAAAACCCCCTACCTCACCGAGTCACTTCAGCCCCATGACGGGGGGCCCTCTGGACAACAAACTGTCCGTCAGAGTTCCCCTGAATAACCAGACGCTGATGGGCGGCGTGCAGGGCCAATTCAGCAGCACCGTGAACTCCTCATTGCAGCAGGGCCTGTTTCAGCAGTTTGCAGGGTCTGGTGAGTTCAAGGAAACAGTCGGGACTAATCATCTGCTGTATTAACCAAATCAGATTCTTTGTTCTGATTCTATTTATTGTAGACTGTTATACTCAGACACTGTCACATTAAGTGATAgaaaatcttttcatctttcctcTTTCAAAGCCATGGTCCAGCAAGACCCATCTTTCCCTCCTGAGATGAGCCCAACCAGCCCATTGTTGTCACCTCAAAACTCCACCTCCCAGAGTCCTCTGCTTCAGCAAGCCCCGCCTCCTGGCTACCAGTCACCAGACATGAAGAGCTGGCAACAGACAGGCATGGGCAGCAACAGGTTAGGAAGCAGTCGAAAGGCTTGTACAAACACATTGGTGTGTTTCCATACGACCCTCTGACGTGCCCTCAGTGTAACCCGCTCTCTTTGATTGGTTCGATGTTGCAGCCTGTTCAGTCAGTCGGGACAGAGCGCAGGACAGGCATTTGGCCAGCAGGGGGTTTACAACAACATGAGCATCACCGTCTCCATGGCTGGAGGCTCGGGTGGTGTCGGCTCATTACCTCCCATGGGGCAGCCGGTTGGCATGAGCAACAGTAACCTCAGCAACGTGGCTTCAGTGTGCAGCGACCAGCAGGTTAGTGATTTTGGACCTCCAGGACTTTAAACACGCAACACATTTCCCTACTTATGATTTATTCCCAAGAGGGGAGTAAATGGTTTCTTTGGTTTCTTCTTGGTTGCTTGCCGTGATCTGCCTGGCACtgccatttcaaaataaagttacCAACATGTGGGTTGATGTTATAAGAAATATGAAATCTCTGAACTTGCTTGTGTGAAGCGTAGGACCACATGTCGTCTTAGTGCATCACCAGGGGCATTTTTAATCTCTCAAATCTGTGTCTGTAGGTGCAGCAGGTTCAGGTGTTCGCTGACGTCCAGTGCACAGTGAACCTGGTTGGCAGCGACTCCTACCTGAACCAGGGCTCCATCGGAGCTACGGCCTCCCAGAAGGGCCCCGGACCGCAGGGCTCCCAGAACAACCAGGCCCAGCAGAAGagcctcctccagcagctgctcacCGAGTGACGACCCCCATCCCTTCAGCTCTCCTACTCCCTCTACTTCTCACTTCTACGCCTCCTCCTCGGAGGTCGGTGCACCAGACCcattgctgtctctgtctcaccttttggatggatggatggatggatggatggaaggttGGATGCTTGGAcgggcacagtgtgtgtgtaggctcGGAGCGGTTTGGCTGTCGGTGGAGTTTCATAGCCAGACCACTTCTGTGCAGAGCGGAGGGGATCCGGGGCTGGTTGTTCTACCGCCCAGTACTTTAAGAAAAGACTCAAGTCAGAAGGAGCAGCAGTGTATTTAAACCTGCCTGTCTAATCTGTCTgacaacctgtctgtctgcctcagcCTATTAAAGGCAGTGTTGTCTTGCTGCTCATTCCTTGGTGACCTACTTCCTGCTTCCTGACCCAAGAAAACAACTGCGACATCATTGTAGATTTGCCAAGTTGTCGTCACTGTCGAATCAGGGCCGGCctccttttgttgtttgttttttctcttttttttcttttgtttttcctgatcCGACGGTTTCTGTGGGGCCGTCgcggcagcggcagcagcagcagtgcatcTTGGGAGCATGAGTTTCAGcacacagctgagctcagcgttgttgttgttgttgttgttgtttaaagtgCGGGAGTATCCCGCAGCGCAGCACCTCTggctttttggttttgttttcctctacCTGTCTCTCTCAGCGATGTGAGAATGTTAAGGTTTCAGACCTCTGTGGCATTGTGGGATAGAAGCTCAGTATCAGCTGGTTCTGtgactgtctctctctatcaGCTACAGTGCCTGGTGGAAGTTTGAGTTTTTCCCAagctctgcttcttcttcttcttcttctacttctacaTATTGTTCTATTACgacttctgt
Encoded here:
- the ncoa1 gene encoding nuclear receptor coactivator 1 isoform X3, giving the protein MSAVGENPLDPATPESRKRKGSPCDTSGQSVEKRRRELECRYIEELAELLSSNMGDIASLSVKPDKCHILKSTVDQIQQMKRREQEKAALLSPDDDVQKSDISSSSQGLVEKEALGPMLLEALDGFFFVVNREGRIVFVSENVTSYLGYTQEELMTSSVYSILHVGDHNEFVRSLLPKSLVNGVPWPQEPGRRNSHTFNCRMLKRPPDEVDSENPEARQQYEIMQCFTVSQPRSVQEEGEDLQSCLICIACRIPRTQAFSTESFITRQDPTGKIISIETSALRATGRPGWEDLVRKCIYAFFQPQGKEPSHAKKLLHEVMTHGSAISPLYHFTLSDGTPLSAQTRCKFCCPPNPDVQPFIMGIHTIDREHNTASSQENTNPSLPSNVGSLAQTPSRSPSLPPGSNWTQGSGLPASGLHPNNSNTSSHGHNSSTPTGYLTPNRTCPPQVSSPSPLSSPLTATPTSFMSPRMPQASPGLGGSPRVPGNPFSPSTPGLHSPVGALSSGGSLTRQQSGGDGSSSGSGGSTGSFSLSSPVPQRQASTPTGSSTRPPSAKPPEGGEGGAEDSVKAPLPSASQLGNPRTNQLLDSNGTGVESNNSSIHCTSSPHPPNPPPAPQCPASHSTLTERHKILHRLLQDSSPNDASAGSEEGINKTQVEIKKEPPASPALTTAAPKSREPQDHQLLRFLLDTDEKDLGDLPPPSALSLQTVRVKVEKRASMEGTACTVSNVVAGGACKPAGISSSSACVSPKSSPIGENRRDSRRDSRDSTMSGGPVDMDPLTQLLPGLRGPSGAKQGSEDSTTPGGGPQLQSPASQPPAQLQSPLSQPQSLPQLQSPSPQLHSPSPQLKLQSPTQLQPGEASTPCSINVKREPPGTPNRGLSDVGPPSGCSLQSQSSFDFCSPSTPSQTQAQGQGDPFQNPKDSSPFPEAEVINPFSSSTGLTKMDVGDSQFQPLALSDTLSFDGLGAPLQAPLASPQEQCVPYTLDEVLGPPTTPEGRNDEKALLEQLVSFLSGTDESELAELDKALGIDKLVQGGCFDPLAQSFPNQQPTASPASMDPKLPTYPSQFTPASQAQFPPELATVGPQGLGFGAPRGAFPGGTTGVGLRPGMTRPQGMGTQLRLSPNQLRLQLQQRLQGPQQLQNRVVGMNAFPGGAQHVNMGIRQGVQQPQMPSQQPPLNAQMLAQRQRELYSIQHRQRQLFQQKVMLMRQNMAGAATGSVGSVGTARVPKAPPTTPQQQQPSQQQQFNFPPGYNPLTGKPPTSPSHFSPMTGGPLDNKLSVRVPLNNQTLMGGVQGQFSSTVNSSLQQGLFQQFAGSAMVQQDPSFPPEMSPTSPLLSPQNSTSQSPLLQQAPPPGYQSPDMKSWQQTGMGSNSLFSQSGQSAGQAFGQQGVYNNMSITVSMAGGSGGVGSLPPMGQPVGMSNSNLSNVASVCSDQQVQQVQVFADVQCTVNLVGSDSYLNQGSIGATASQKGPGPQGSQNNQAQQKSLLQQLLTE
- the ncoa1 gene encoding nuclear receptor coactivator 1 isoform X2 encodes the protein MFSYFCFQNSLDLNDEQIHSHAAVWIAMLIGRMTSRHSSTGQLKLKMSAVGENPLDPATPESRKRKGSPCDTSGQSVEKRRRELECRYIEELAELLSSNMGDIASLSVKPDKCHILKSTVDQIQQMKRREQEKAALLSPDDDVQKSDISSSSQGLVEKEALGPMLLEALDGFFFVVNREGRIVFVSENVTSYLGYTQEELMTSSVYSILHVGDHNEFVRSLLPKSLVNGVPWPQEPGRRNSHTFNCRMLKRPPDEVDSENPEARQQYEIMQCFTVSQPRSVQEEGEDLQSCLICIACRIPRTQAFSTESFITRQDPTGKIISIETSALRATGRPGWEDLVRKCIYAFFQPQGKEPSHAKKLLHEVMTHGSAISPLYHFTLSDGTPLSAQTRCKFCCPPNPDVQPFIMGIHTIDREHNTASSQENTNPSLPSNVGSLAQTPSRSPSLPPGSNWTQGSGLPASGLHPNNSNTSSHGHNSSTPTGYLTPNRTCPPQVSSPSPLSSPLTATPTSFMSPRMPQASPGLGGSPRVPGNPFSPSTPGLHSPVGALSSGGSLTRQQSGGDGSSSGSGGSTGSFSLSSPVPQRQASTPTGSSTRPPSAKPPEGGEGGAEDSVKAPLPSASQLGNPRTNQLLDSNGTGVESNNSSIHCTSSPHPPNPPPAPQCPASHSTLTERHKILHRLLQDSSPNDASAGSEEGINKTQVEIKKEPPASPALTTAAPKSREPQDHQLLRFLLDTDEKDLGDLPPPSALSLQTVRVKVEKRASMEGTACTVSNVVAGGACKPAGISSSSACVSPKSSPIGENRRDSRRDSRDSTMSGGPVDMDPLTQLLPGLRGPSGAKQGSEDSTTPGGGPQLQSPASQPPAQLQSPLSQPQSLPQLQSPSPQLHSPSPQLKLQSPTQLQPGEASTPCSINVKREPPGTPNRGLSDVGPPSGCSLQSQSSFDFCSPSTPSQTQAQGQGDPFQNPKDSSPFPEAEVINPFSSSTGLTKMDVGDSQFQPLALSDTLSFDGLGAPLQAPLASPQEQCVPYTLDEVLGPPTTPEGRNDEKALLEQLVSFLSGTDESELAELDKALGIDKLVQGGCFDPLAQSFPNQQPTASPASMDPKLPTYPSQFTPASQAQFPPELATVGPQGLGFGAPRGAFPGGTTGVGLRPGMTRPQGMGTQLRLSPNQLRLQLQQRLQGPQQLQNRVVGMNAFPGGAQHVNMGIRQGVQQPQMPSQPPLNAQMLAQRQRELYSIQHRQRQLFQQKVMLMRQNMAGAATGSVGSVGTARVPKAPPTTPQQQQPSQQQQFNFPPGYNPLTGKPPTSPSHFSPMTGGPLDNKLSVRVPLNNQTLMGGVQGQFSSTVNSSLQQGLFQQFAGSAMVQQDPSFPPEMSPTSPLLSPQNSTSQSPLLQQAPPPGYQSPDMKSWQQTGMGSNSLFSQSGQSAGQAFGQQGVYNNMSITVSMAGGSGGVGSLPPMGQPVGMSNSNLSNVASVCSDQQVQQVQVFADVQCTVNLVGSDSYLNQGSIGATASQKGPGPQGSQNNQAQQKSLLQQLLTE
- the ncoa1 gene encoding nuclear receptor coactivator 1 isoform X1 yields the protein MFSYFCFQNSLDLNDEQIHSHAAVWIAMLIGRMTSRHSSTGQLKLKMSAVGENPLDPATPESRKRKGSPCDTSGQSVEKRRRELECRYIEELAELLSSNMGDIASLSVKPDKCHILKSTVDQIQQMKRREQEKAALLSPDDDVQKSDISSSSQGLVEKEALGPMLLEALDGFFFVVNREGRIVFVSENVTSYLGYTQEELMTSSVYSILHVGDHNEFVRSLLPKSLVNGVPWPQEPGRRNSHTFNCRMLKRPPDEVDSENPEARQQYEIMQCFTVSQPRSVQEEGEDLQSCLICIACRIPRTQAFSTESFITRQDPTGKIISIETSALRATGRPGWEDLVRKCIYAFFQPQGKEPSHAKKLLHEVMTHGSAISPLYHFTLSDGTPLSAQTRCKFCCPPNPDVQPFIMGIHTIDREHNTASSQENTNPSLPSNVGSLAQTPSRSPSLPPGSNWTQGSGLPASGLHPNNSNTSSHGHNSSTPTGYLTPNRTCPPQVSSPSPLSSPLTATPTSFMSPRMPQASPGLGGSPRVPGNPFSPSTPGLHSPVGALSSGGSLTRQQSGGDGSSSGSGGSTGSFSLSSPVPQRQASTPTGSSTRPPSAKPPEGGEGGAEDSVKAPLPSASQLGNPRTNQLLDSNGTGVESNNSSIHCTSSPHPPNPPPAPQCPASHSTLTERHKILHRLLQDSSPNDASAGSEEGINKTQVEIKKEPPASPALTTAAPKSREPQDHQLLRFLLDTDEKDLGDLPPPSALSLQTVRVKVEKRASMEGTACTVSNVVAGGACKPAGISSSSACVSPKSSPIGENRRDSRRDSRDSTMSGGPVDMDPLTQLLPGLRGPSGAKQGSEDSTTPGGGPQLQSPASQPPAQLQSPLSQPQSLPQLQSPSPQLHSPSPQLKLQSPTQLQPGEASTPCSINVKREPPGTPNRGLSDVGPPSGCSLQSQSSFDFCSPSTPSQTQAQGQGDPFQNPKDSSPFPEAEVINPFSSSTGLTKMDVGDSQFQPLALSDTLSFDGLGAPLQAPLASPQEQCVPYTLDEVLGPPTTPEGRNDEKALLEQLVSFLSGTDESELAELDKALGIDKLVQGGCFDPLAQSFPNQQPTASPASMDPKLPTYPSQFTPASQAQFPPELATVGPQGLGFGAPRGAFPGGTTGVGLRPGMTRPQGMGTQLRLSPNQLRLQLQQRLQGPQQLQNRVVGMNAFPGGAQHVNMGIRQGVQQPQMPSQQPPLNAQMLAQRQRELYSIQHRQRQLFQQKVMLMRQNMAGAATGSVGSVGTARVPKAPPTTPQQQQPSQQQQFNFPPGYNPLTGKPPTSPSHFSPMTGGPLDNKLSVRVPLNNQTLMGGVQGQFSSTVNSSLQQGLFQQFAGSAMVQQDPSFPPEMSPTSPLLSPQNSTSQSPLLQQAPPPGYQSPDMKSWQQTGMGSNSLFSQSGQSAGQAFGQQGVYNNMSITVSMAGGSGGVGSLPPMGQPVGMSNSNLSNVASVCSDQQVQQVQVFADVQCTVNLVGSDSYLNQGSIGATASQKGPGPQGSQNNQAQQKSLLQQLLTE